AACAAAATAAAGAAATCTGTATACAGGAAAGGAAAAGAGACATCTTTACAAAATGTGAGGAATACAAGTCAAAcgtatttatcgagttcttgtaCAAAAAGAGTGGAAATTGATTTCAAAGAAAATAGTacagaattttttaataatcgtaCAATTAGTAATAAAAAACATTCAGAATCTTGGAGAAATCAAAGTAAGCAACAAACGCAAAAGGTCGATACTTCATTCAGTAGCACGATAGAAACTTCAATAActttgaagaaaaaagaatcactTGAAAAGAAAGTACCTCAGATAGAACCACCCCATTTATCTACTAAAAGACGAAGTAGTGGTGCTAACAAAGTGCAAGAAAGTCTTGAGAAACCTGTGAAACAAAGATTGACTACCAAGGAAAAGAAAGAGTTGAAAGAGAAATCTAAAATAGAACAATATGCGCTTgcaaaagaacgaaagaaccgCAGAATTCTTCACAAATGGGCTGATTGTCTCCCTCCTAATAAAATAAAAGCAAGTACTCCTCTtactaaagaagaaaaaaagaagttgGTAGATAAtaggaaacaaaaattgaaaacgattgCCATGGAGGAGAAGCGACTGTCTTTAGAAAACAATCAAGAAAAGAAACGTACTACTGTAAAACCGAAAGCAAAAATGTCGGTGAAAACCCGAAGTGATTTTCTTGTAGAAGACACAATTTCTGTGTCCAAATTACCAATATCAGAAAAATCAAAAACTTCGTCTAATCAGACTCCATTGATAAATCAttctagaaaaaagaaaaatacagttGAAGGATTAACAACGGATCtgcaacattccttaacacttGTCGAACTAAATAAAGTGGGTAAAATACCAAAAATGAATAATGCGATCAAAGCAGGAAAAACGTCTGAAAGTACTTTATTGGCAATTCCAATGCAAAAAGTAATGGAtactgatacaacaggaactaaATTGGGAAATGTTTCAAATACAAAATCAACTGTATCCACCCCGAACAAATCACTTGCACCTTGTACATCAAATACTGAgttgcgaaataaaaaaaaaacaaaacgcgtATCCTTTTCCACAGTGATCCAAACTGTACGTGAATATCAGATCGATGAATtgaatgttttaaaaaaattaaaaggaaaagaTGCACCCCTACCTCGTATAAAAGCATTTAGGGCAACAGAAAACGAAAGGACACATGAATTTTTGCTGCGTATATTCTTATGGAATCCAGTTTGGTTAGAAGAACAAGAATATTTAAACACCACACCACCGGTTGTAAATGGCAATGAACTCTATGTAATGTTAACACATTATAAATCGTATGACGAGTATTGTAGGATTATTTCACCTCTTCTCTTGCTAGAAACTTGGTACGGAATAACTAAAGAATTCCAGAATATTGATCAAGATCCTAGACGACCTACATTAATGTGTTCCATAGTTGAAAATTCCATTCAAAGAGACATGAAAtctacaaatatatatttaacaacTTTGATGATTGAAGTATTAGCTACAAAACAAGATATAGAGAGACAAGCTCATCCTGTTTTTGGAGATTTAGTATTTTTTGAATATATTGATAACCAAGAGAAGAGGAAAACATTTCATAAAGTATTTGCATATGTTACGGACGTGCACCAAACAATATTAACACCATGGACGCACTATAACAGAGATTTAGGACATTATGTGAAAAATCCTTGTTCGTTATTAACGTATACTATGACAACAAAACCCCTGAATCAAAATATTGTAGTAAATCGAGTTCAACGATTGAGAACTGTAACTTACTTGCGTTCAACATTACGGATGGTGCGGGCATTAGATTGTCTTCCAAAATCACAGTTGATGGATCCAATTTTAAGTCCGAAAATTGAAATGTACCAATTGCCTACAGTCTCTGCATCGGAGACATTAATAACTCAAGATAAATTAAATCAAAAACAATTAGAAGCTGTTTTCAAAATAACTGAAACTATAGTACAGAAACAAGCGAAATTGTGCTTTATACAAGGTCCACCAGGTACTGGGAAATCAAAAgttattgtaaatattgtgaCTCAAGTATTGTATGGAAGTAACAGGTATACAAACAATGGAAGTCCTTTGAAGATATTAGTCTGTGCTCCTTCAAATGCTGCTATCGATGAAATTACTATGAGGTTGTTACAAATTAGATCTACTATGAAGCATGTTCACTCTAAAGGATTTAAAATGGTTCGGATTGGTCGGGCGGGAGCGATACATCCAATTGTAAAGGATATTTCTGTCACTGAGCTTGCAAAACGGGAAGTTAAGAGAACGACGACTAATACGAATAATATTCCACTCGATAGTGTGGATGAAGAAAAGTCGTTTTTAGAATCTAAAATAAATGCTTTAAAATGCGAACTTGCAAATACTCAAAAAATGGATGAAGTATACAGGCAACATGTTCGAATGAAATTGACAGATATAACTGCAAAGTACGAGCTGTTGCTACATCGTAGAccattaaaagaaataaatccAAAAGAACTTGTAAAGATACAACGTGCAGCAGAGAATAGAGTTCTTGCGCATGCAGACATAATAACGTGTACTCTTTCATCGTGCTACAATAACCAAATGGAATCTGTTTTTGTTTCGGATAAGCACAAAATATCTGTTTGTATTGTGGATGAAGCTAGTCAAAGTTGTGAGGCAGAAACTTTGATACCATTGATGTTGAGAGTGAATACATTAGTTTTGGTTGGAGATTCAAATCAATTACCAGCTACTATACTAAGTCCACAGGCAAAACAGTTTGGATTGGATCAATCCATTTTCTCGCGAGTTCAAAATGCTTTTGAATTCTATCCAAGTAATCCAATTATTGGGTTGGATATGCAATATCGAATGCAACATGAGATTTGCTCTTGGCCAAATAAATTCTTTTacggtggaaaattgaaaactgcAGTAGCGCGCAATGAAAGCTTTCCATTTCAGACATATCGAATTCTAAACATTAATGCAAATCAAAACAATGATAATTCTTCAAATACTGACGAAGCGCAGTTTGTAACTAATATGATAGCCTCTATGCTAATTTTTGCCAATTTCGATAAATGGGAATGTAT
The sequence above is drawn from the Ptiloglossa arizonensis isolate GNS036 chromosome 1, iyPtiAriz1_principal, whole genome shotgun sequence genome and encodes:
- the LOC143152358 gene encoding uncharacterized protein LOC143152358 isoform X3, coding for MDTNANCQFILKRINGQDTITLDKPNYAYTCGRSKENEIVCLSMVVSRQHCIFFHRKDGLFVADLMSANGLFINGVAQQPHQVVQLHSNDIVGVGCSGIDITDKTMFAYKLHTIAQSQTLESNNASTLSETVLNSENTLTRCTSIDRSDPLVKRKREERNCDVVIVPNKIPKLEDESHLMKEPVEEKCVIMDENDIEIIHDSLKNSLSKQNNENCEEVHVNSMTLVSPLKLKKVQQVPTTKFSEDDVVNLSDSEDDIFPSSQLFDSGFGVNTSVKQEIKDECAETDSERYNRLHDEDLVISLTDSEDEGNNWLCRLSRSQILNEDDEIITKIKEDYNAKEDKTEIESTDIENLVYDLNEAVDELQPDVGTKGKPENKIKKSVYRKGKETSLQNVRNTSQTYLSSSCTKRVEIDFKENSTEFFNNRTISNKKHSESWRNQSKQQTQKVDTSFSSTIETSITLKKKESLEKKVPQIEPPHLSTKRRSSGANKVQESLEKPVKQRLTTKEKKELKEKSKIEQYALAKERKNRRILHKWADCLPPNKIKASTPLTKEEKKKLVDNRKQKLKTIAMEEKRLSLENNQEKKRTTVKPKAKMSVKTRSDFLVEDTISVSKLPISEKSKTSSNQTPLINHSRKKKNTVEGLTTDLQHSLTLVELNKVGKIPKMNNAIKAGKTSESTLLAIPMQKVMDTDTTGTKLGNVSNTKSTVSTPNKSLAPCTSNTELRNKKKTKRVSFSTVIQTVREYQIDELNVLKKLKGKDAPLPRIKAFRATENERTHEFLLRIFLWNPVWLEEQEYLNTTPPVVNGNELYVMLTHYKSYDEYCRIISPLLLLETWYGITKEFQNIDQDPRRPTLMCSIVENSIQRDMKSTNIYLTTLMIEVLATKQDIERQAHPVFGDLVFFEYIDNQEKRKTFHKVFAYVTDVHQTILTPWTHYNRDLGHYVKNPCSLLTYTMTTKPLNQNIVVNRVQRLRTVTYLRSTLRMVRALDCLPKSQLMDPILSPKIEMYQLPTVSASETLITQDKLNQKQLEAVFKITETIVQKQAKLCFIQGPPGTGKSKVIVNIVTQVLYGSNRYTNNGSPLKILVCAPSNAAIDEITMRLLQIRSTMKHVHSKGFKMVRIGRAGAIHPIVKDISVTELAKREVKRTTTNTNNIPLDSVDEEKSFLESKINALKCELANTQKMDEVYRQHVRMKLTDITAKYELLLHRRPLKEINPKELVKIQRAAENRVLAHADIITCTLSSCYNNQMESVFVSDKHKISVCIVDEASQSCEAETLIPLMLRVNTLVLVGDSNQLPATILSPQAKQFGLDQSIFSRVQNAFEFYPSNPIIGLDMQYRMQHEICSWPNKFFYGGKLKTAVARNESFPFQTYRILNINANQNNDNSSNTDEAQFVTNMIASMLIFANFDKWECISIGIITPYNNQKSILQKKIAERKYKEKNQT
- the LOC143152358 gene encoding uncharacterized protein LOC143152358 isoform X2; this translates as MDTNANCQFILKRINGQDTITLDKPNYAYTCGRSKENEIVCLSMVVSRQHCIFFHRKDGLFVADLMSANGLFINGVAQQPHQVVQLHSNDIVGVGCSGIDITDKTMFAYKLHTIASQTLESNNASTLSETVLNSENTLTRCTSIDRSDPLVKRKREERNCDVVIVPNKIPKLEDESHLMKEPVEEKCVIMDENDIEIIHDSLKNSLSKQNNENCEEVHVNSMTLVSPLKLKKVQQVPTTKFSEDDVVNLSDSEDDIFPSSQLFDSGFGVNTSVKQEIKDECAETDSERYNRLHDEDLVISLTDSEDEGNNWLCRLSRSQILNEDDEIITKIKEDYNAKEDKTEIESTDIENLVYDLNEAVDELQPDVGTKGKPENKIKKSVYRKGKETSLQNVRNTSQTYLSSSCTKRVEIDFKENSTEFFNNRTISNKKHSESWRNQSKQQTQKVDTSFSSTIETSITLKKKESLEKKVPQIEPPHLSTKRRSSGANKVQESLEKPVKQRLTTKEKKELKEKSKIEQYALAKERKNRRILHKWADCLPPNKIKASTPLTKEEKKKLVDNRKQKLKTIAMEEKRLSLENNQEKKRTTVKPKAKMSVKTRSDFLVEDTISVSKLPISEKSKTSSNQTPLINHSRKKKNTVEGLTTDLQHSLTLVELNKVGKIPKMNNAIKAGKTSESTLLAIPMQKVMDTDTTGTKLGNVSNTKSTVSTPNKSLAPCTSNTELRNKKKTKRVSFSTVIQTVREYQIDELNVLKKLKGKDAPLPRIKAFRATENERTHEFLLRIFLWNPVWLEEQEYLNTTPPVVNGNELYVMLTHYKSYDEYCRIISPLLLLETWYGITKEFQNIDQDPRRPTLMCSIVENSIQRDMKSTNIYLTTLMIEVLATKQDIERQAHPVFGDLVFFEYIDNQEKRKTFHKVFAYVTDVHQTILTPWTHYNRDLGHYVKNPCSLLTYTMTTKPLNQNIVVNRVQRLRTVTYLRSTLRMVRALDCLPKSQLMDPILSPKIEMYQLPTVSASETLITQDKLNQKQLEAVFKITETIVQKQAKLCFIQGPPGTGKSKVIVNIVTQVLYGSNRYTNNGSPLKILVCAPSNAAIDEITMRLLQIRSTMKHVHSKGFKMVRIGRAGAIHPIVKDISVTELAKREVKRTTTNTNNIPLDSVDEEKSFLESKINALKCELANTQKMDEVYRQHVRMKLTDITAKYELLLHRRPLKEINPKELVKIQRAAENRVLAHADIITCTLSSCYNNQMESVFVSDKHKISVCIVDEASQSCEAETLIPLMLRVNTLVLVGDSNQLPATILSPQAKQFGLDQSIFSRVQNAFEFYPSNPIIGLDMQYRMQHEICSWPNKFFYGGKLKTAVARNESFPFQTYRILNINANQNNDNSSNTDEAQFVTNMIASMLIFANFDKWECISIGIITPYNNQKSILQKKIAERMALLSENIKKKIKLDVNTVDGFQGQERDVIIMSCVRSRGIGFLSDRQRLCVALTRAKHSLILCGNFNTFMRDPMWNSLLSDAKFRKIFFNVNANAEPQEIKVHVVKRF
- the LOC143152358 gene encoding uncharacterized protein LOC143152358 isoform X1 — protein: MDTNANCQFILKRINGQDTITLDKPNYAYTCGRSKENEIVCLSMVVSRQHCIFFHRKDGLFVADLMSANGLFINGVAQQPHQVVQLHSNDIVGVGCSGIDITDKTMFAYKLHTIAQSQTLESNNASTLSETVLNSENTLTRCTSIDRSDPLVKRKREERNCDVVIVPNKIPKLEDESHLMKEPVEEKCVIMDENDIEIIHDSLKNSLSKQNNENCEEVHVNSMTLVSPLKLKKVQQVPTTKFSEDDVVNLSDSEDDIFPSSQLFDSGFGVNTSVKQEIKDECAETDSERYNRLHDEDLVISLTDSEDEGNNWLCRLSRSQILNEDDEIITKIKEDYNAKEDKTEIESTDIENLVYDLNEAVDELQPDVGTKGKPENKIKKSVYRKGKETSLQNVRNTSQTYLSSSCTKRVEIDFKENSTEFFNNRTISNKKHSESWRNQSKQQTQKVDTSFSSTIETSITLKKKESLEKKVPQIEPPHLSTKRRSSGANKVQESLEKPVKQRLTTKEKKELKEKSKIEQYALAKERKNRRILHKWADCLPPNKIKASTPLTKEEKKKLVDNRKQKLKTIAMEEKRLSLENNQEKKRTTVKPKAKMSVKTRSDFLVEDTISVSKLPISEKSKTSSNQTPLINHSRKKKNTVEGLTTDLQHSLTLVELNKVGKIPKMNNAIKAGKTSESTLLAIPMQKVMDTDTTGTKLGNVSNTKSTVSTPNKSLAPCTSNTELRNKKKTKRVSFSTVIQTVREYQIDELNVLKKLKGKDAPLPRIKAFRATENERTHEFLLRIFLWNPVWLEEQEYLNTTPPVVNGNELYVMLTHYKSYDEYCRIISPLLLLETWYGITKEFQNIDQDPRRPTLMCSIVENSIQRDMKSTNIYLTTLMIEVLATKQDIERQAHPVFGDLVFFEYIDNQEKRKTFHKVFAYVTDVHQTILTPWTHYNRDLGHYVKNPCSLLTYTMTTKPLNQNIVVNRVQRLRTVTYLRSTLRMVRALDCLPKSQLMDPILSPKIEMYQLPTVSASETLITQDKLNQKQLEAVFKITETIVQKQAKLCFIQGPPGTGKSKVIVNIVTQVLYGSNRYTNNGSPLKILVCAPSNAAIDEITMRLLQIRSTMKHVHSKGFKMVRIGRAGAIHPIVKDISVTELAKREVKRTTTNTNNIPLDSVDEEKSFLESKINALKCELANTQKMDEVYRQHVRMKLTDITAKYELLLHRRPLKEINPKELVKIQRAAENRVLAHADIITCTLSSCYNNQMESVFVSDKHKISVCIVDEASQSCEAETLIPLMLRVNTLVLVGDSNQLPATILSPQAKQFGLDQSIFSRVQNAFEFYPSNPIIGLDMQYRMQHEICSWPNKFFYGGKLKTAVARNESFPFQTYRILNINANQNNDNSSNTDEAQFVTNMIASMLIFANFDKWECISIGIITPYNNQKSILQKKIAERMALLSENIKKKIKLDVNTVDGFQGQERDVIIMSCVRSRGIGFLSDRQRLCVALTRAKHSLILCGNFNTFMRDPMWNSLLSDAKFRKIFFNVNANAEPQEIKVHVVKRF